The genome window tatgctttggtagtatattaaattatactttagtttatgaaataataaagttggtagtatatcaaactatactttggtaaacagtagcatatcaaactatgctttggatagtatatcaaaatatactttggtttaaaataacaaggttggtagtatatcaaactatactttggtaaatagtagcatatcaaactatgctttggtaaataacaaagtagtattttaaaacacatgttggattttgtacttagtatatcaaaatatacttcggttgatcacatttgagagtacatcaaactgtacttttgtagtatatcaacatatacaaaaagagtgtgatttggtattcaatcaagccttagtgtatcaaactacactttggagactatagaaataccacaaaggcaatttctatttggttaaaatttggtttctgacattccatacaacaggaatggggtgtctagtcctatagcgctatatcatactaccaatcggctgggtgaatgtataaaaatgggtacaatccaacaattagttttataagttttggaaaatcagtgtttaaaccataggtaattgtttaatttgtcaaaagaatatgtattaagcatgtgtaatcatatagtttaaaatcaggaaaataacagataggcatatatgtttcaccccaaaacaattgaaaacagtaaaagaggggactatgtactcacttgagattgcaagtatccttgattaagtgtcctaaccaagctcgggaaatcaaggaatcaagtggcacctagtatggatcactatgttaaacaatcggatcctaaatcgggagataggatagaatgaagttctataaatcaaatgagtattgcaactcatatggtatgattatAGAGCtagcattctgatttggaagtctacctaagtgcttttgacccgtttcgacccattatggtagtataagccactataatgcgtcgtttgcgtaacactatgttcggatggttaactatgtgctatgtcaagtcttacatgcccaattatccctaaacatgttactaaatcagattatatgtcaaaaatatgttcacataatcaaaatacggattttagcttcaaaagggcattttggtcatttcctatgggcatacaagctaactagcatacgactaaccaatcctatgtgatcataaggtataacctcagtggttattccctatgcaactaggattactaactaagcttggtcggatcctaaagatcgaccaaatgggtcgggttcgaaaggctaagcggttgtttagaccgcttaccttacgaccctaaacaagcactaatctaatagtgtcgagttaaacatgtcaaaacatgtctaacctactgatttggtatcaaaacaaagcgttttgataccctaaagtagttccgttgcaaaatgcgtgctaaaacgcattttgaccgaaactttgactcgacactacaactagttaacatggtaatcagcggctataatcacgaaggattataactatcgtgattacaatcacgtttcaaagttcaattgaactttgacttgaccaattgatggtcaaaaccgaaagtcaaactgttggccaaacgtttgactttctgcacaaattaaggaaaaagccaataaaagaatgaaagaatctcacttagggtccttgctatcttttcaacaaagaagacaaagtcccaattcagcttaggagagctcccaagcagatgtagagaggagagaatgagaatgagcaaggaatgaaggagttaggatggctatttatagttgtggtgagttaataggatcatcacaagtgttttgattagccattaagcaaagaaatctggccatacaagtgtaattgacagctatactttgcttggagaggtgctaacttggtcaccacacaaaggaattgcaagaaaggtccctgaattatcaaactgatgctgaaaacaatgtttctgcccagatgtgatgctcgcgtagcgcgacggcataggcaggggatggtcgtgctacgctaccatgtgcctgattcagcaagtttcaaataattacagttttggtccctgcacgtgtttaaagcctttttcgatgcgtttaaaccccgttaacctcatttcaaggctctaaaatgaagttaaagtataggggactcaaaacatgctcaaaaatatctcggatgtcggttcgtttgatcgtacaatcgcgttgttcggttaattacgacggaagtcgtaacgaacgcaaaaatcgatccaaattaagcgacgaatggaatttttgcatgccgatcactaaaataaaaatattttagtgtgtacaaaaattttggatgtccagatatgtccagaacgtaagatatgcgcgaaaatgcaaacttacgccatttttgacacttttagtccctgtaagatcatataagcatgttttcgcacaccgaacccatcaaagcttatttctaagccatgtttaggttatatatggtatgtttaacttatgatcaagttctggactatatgttaccttacgaatcggtatagtttcgcagtttgacgcaaatagtccctgcgatcgaataaacttgttttcgccataccaaaccttccaaaacttatttataagttatgtaaaggtcatttaaggtatgttaagcctatttcactattccggtatgtttgtcgcgctaaactgattaagtttacgcaccagtgcgcgtataactttccagaaagcgatttaaagctcggaattgaacgagaaatgatatgtgcaaaagatacacatatttatacaaatcccaagtatgaaacacaatattgcATTGacttggcatttgtttggtgcttgtggtgacacaggtgtcacagcagATATGGGAAGTGTGAATCGTGTGGGAAAATTGGGCATTCTAAGGAGACGTGTTGGTATGGAACAAGGCATGGGAATGGAAATCAGGGTGGTAACAGTAATGGCAACTGTGGTGGGAATGGTTATGGAAACAGAAACCAGGGAGGAAACGGTAATTTTGAGGGAAACGGGAATCGTGGTGGTTATGGGAACCAAGATAGCAACAGAAATCGTGGAggaaacaataacaacaacaatcagggtggAAACAGAAATGACAATGGTCGCGACCAAGGATGTTTTGGTTGCGGTGAAGTGGGGCACTTCAAGAAAGACTTCCCAAAGAACAATCAAGCTCGTGGAAGGGTGTTTAACATTGGCGCTAgggaagcatgccaggatccaaacgtggttactggtacgttccctattaatcaacgttatgcatctgtgcTATTTTATACTGGTGCCGATTTTAGCTTCGTATCTCtcgaatttaagaatatgcttggtttagttGCGAATAAGTTAGACGTCCCATATTCGAtagaattggctaatggaaagttagtagaggCGAATGAGGTAATTAGGGGTTGTATTTTAGAGCTTGGAGAACGCGAATTTTCTATCGATCTTCTACCGGTTGACTTGGGAAGCTTTGATGTCGtggtcgggatggattggttgtctagtAACCGTGCGGAGATAGTGTTCCATGAGAAGTTCATTCGCATTCCTATGGCGAATGAGAAGACGATCGTGATTCATGGAGAGAAGCATGATACGCCCTTGCGGATTATCAATTGATGAAAACACAGAAGTGTCTACGTAAAGGATGTGTCGCCTTCCTAGCTCATGTTGTGGATAAGGAAGTCGAAGAACTGAAGCTTGAAGATATCCCAGTGGTGAGGGATTATCCTAaggtcttccccgaagacttgccaggattacctccgcaacgacaagtcgagttccatattgacttggttccaggcgccgcgcctgtagctaaggcaccttatcgacttgcgccgtccgagatgcaagagttatccacGCAGTTACAAGAGTTATTGgacaaaggattcataaggccgagcttctcgccttggggagctccggtgttattcgttaagaagaaggatggtagcttTCGAATGTGTATGGACTATCGGGAGCTGAATAAGTTAACTAtaaagaatcggtatccattaccgaggtttgatgatttatttgaccaactacaaggatcgagctactactccaagattgatcttcgATCGGGTTATCATCAATTGTGGATTCGAGAGGAGAGCATACcaaagactgcgttcaggactcgttatagacactacgagttccttgtgatgccgTTCGGATTGACTAACGCGCAAGCAGTGTTTACGGATTTGATGAATCGtgtatgcaagccatatctcgataaaaTTGTGATTGTATTAtcgatgatattctgatttattTACGGATGAatgaagagcacgagcaacatctcagAGCCATTCTGGAACTACTGAAGAAGGAAAAGCTCTACGCAACATCTCAGAGCCATTCtagagcttttatccaccttgttcatcatcttgttcatcttTGATTTCTTCCcaagccttgtgctagtagtaagactcttGTAACTTGATTTTGTTTCTCATTTTATTGGTTAAAAGATTATGTAAGTGGTTAAACATAAAGATCatgaagaaacaagaagataatctTTAACATAAAGCTTAAAATCATAAGAATCTATGTTGATTTAGTGTATGTATGAATCTtgattgttgatttcttgtgATTATGGTGTTGATCATCACAAGatgcttgctagattgtgattaaacacatgatctagcaagtgagagAATGAATCTTGTAAAAATCAAAGTGGTCATCCTTTATGTTtcacatgaacttgaaaatgaagATGTTTTTGTGTATGATGATGATGGATAAAATTACAAGACTTGCAAATGTatgatttcaaaaatgattttctcAAGAATTATTTGCAAGATTTACAAGACcatgatttttaaagaagttaaacatgttttaagtgtttaatcaaagctagaaacatgtttgtaacaagaaaaatacaaaagaattattttagaaaaatcatcttgtAAGTTGTAAAAGACTAAATTTTACAAGAAAGGGATTTATGAACAAAGAACCATGTTTTAAAGgctaactaaacctactaaataacatactaagttactacaggtttttacaaaaacttcaagttcatgttgtAATGTAAATTGCATGATTTTGGCTCATGGTAATTGTTGAATGAtctgttgatgattgatgatgattttaaaagaaaatgatatgctttgaaagcatggaaacctccatttttaaggggaaactatggcaactTTTTGTAGAATTTatacacttagaaaatatttttaaacaagtgtttacaaataaattttgaacatgattttcatataaaaactttccataattttgttacaaaaattacaaactttggaggttgatttttgataaataaaagtgactaagtatatatttaggaaaatatataaatattccGGAACTGAAATTCATATATGTTTTGACAAACGAGTTAAAcggtattttggaaaccaaaagaacggaaagtatgatttttacaaatATTACAAACGTATCATATTTTatcaagaagaaaatatattatttttgagtaaataaaaatatatatatatatatattcttgaaCAATTAGAAGATATACTATTTTTGAAGAAAATATacattttcttaaacaaattaagaatatattattttgggtgaaaaatggatttataaatGTTTTCTAAGTAAATCTTGACagtatattatttttgagatttAGATAAAAGTATAATTATTTTTGCCAAAAAAGATTTATGGATAATTTTCTATAAAAGTTTtcttaaaatacatatattttaagaataCAAATTAGTGATTTTAGTTGATTAAAAATATTCAGTAAAgtttaatacaaaaattaagtataaagTACTTAATtaatacaagaaaatacgtattctcgtacgtacaaatacacaccggaatacgccaccaatacttggcaaaatacAAGTATAATTATACCTATCCTTGGGGAAATATTCATGAAGGATTACAAGgcaaaataagttaaagtatattattttaacaaatactccaaataattgataaatataatttaagttaaaatattattattttaaccaataattatatactttggaATAATATAATGTACATCAAGACGTAACTCAAAGAATGTTAAGTCATAACAACTAAGACtaagagtcgttacacgacctaGCCGTCTAATAAAACATAGCACGTGTTTATGTAGTTGCACGACTTCAGGACAGGACCTTTGAGTTACACCGGATTACAATACGCaagattgtgagttcatgtcccccttttcttctaactgttttcagttttataacttcgggggtgaaatacatgttacaaatgtttcaatgattacaaatggtatggttagctaaggaatgaactgttagatcatgtgaatgggtaggcgttaacttgagaccattaatccttgtataaggaccgagtggcatgagtgatagatctatttgggtgttgcgagccccacccatgggtccGCGGGTGTCTCGGTACGAAATACGCAAAAGGTTGAGCCTTCCTACACCGTTGCACATATATTAATGACCTTGCAaatcattaattgatctgttcctagttgctttcataccggtttACAAATACATACTTACAAATGTTTCCAAGGttattcgtgcacacatacaaacacatgaactcgctcaacttttgttgatgttttcaaactacatgtatttcagggaattgatGGATCTGGCGAAGGTTGAAAGTTTACAAGATGTGTTTACAAGGAATAATGTCATCCCATTTTGAAGGGTTTGAATTATGTATCCTATCTTTGATAAGATAAATGAATCAAAGCCTTATTTTATTTATGTCTTTTGTCAAAGTCCGTTATGGAACTTAAAACATTTGGTTGGTTTGTATTTTAAACTCGAAGTCTTGGTTTGGTACTAAAACAATGTGGTTTGTAATATTTTGAATCGTactaatggatgaacatcatggttttaaatcatttagttgtttgttataattgaatgcaatgatattaagcaagtcacatatcacacgcttccgcaaaagtcagggtgtgacatgcaTGAACTGACTTACTACTCCAACCACATACGCTATATCAGGACGAGTGTGAGAGAGATAAATTAGCTTGCTCACGAGTCGTTGATACCTCTCTTTGTCCGCAAGCTCCCCATTAAGTTCCATGTGAAGGTTGTGGTTTACCGCCATTGGAGTATCTGCGGGTTTACAATCAATCAACCCGGTTTCCGCCAAAAGATCAAGGACATACTTTCTTTGGCAAATGAAGATCCCCTGTTTAGACCTGAGAACTTCAATCCTGAGGAAATACTTGAGATTTCCTAGATCTttcattttgaattttgaaaacaTATTCTCTTTCAACTGTGTTATTTCTTCTACATCATTTCCGGTAATAATCATGTCGTCTACATATATGATCAAGCAAGTTACAAGGCCGTTTCTTCTCTTGAGGAACAGAGTATGATCAACATTACTTTGGTGATACCCGTATTCTTTCATGGCCAAAGTGAACTTTCCAAACCATGCCCTAGGAGATTATTTTAGCCCGTATAATGACTTTTTCAACCGACATACTTCCCTTTCTTTAAAACTCTCTGTAAAACCTGGAGGTGCTTCCATGTAGACCTCTTCCGTTAAGTCTCCATGGAGAAATGCGTTTGTAACATCAAACTGGTGGAGAGGCCACTGCTTATTGGCTGCCACTGAGAAGAGGACTCTGATAGTGTCCATTTTTGCATACGGAGAGAATGTCTTAAAGTAATCGATCCCATACGTCTGAGTGTAACCCTTGGCTACGAGCCGAGCTTTGTATCTTCCAATGGAACCATCTGGTTTATATTTGATTGAATACACCCACCGACATCCAACAGTTTTCTTTCCTTTAGGAAGAACACACTTCTCCCACGTGTTGTTTTTCATAAGAGCACGCATCTCCGTTTCCATTGCTCCCTTCCAGTTCTTCTTACCCTGGGCTTCCTTTACGGAACTTGGTATTTTTTCGGAGTATAGTGAGGTAACAAATGCTTTCGCACTGTTAGATAAGTTCCCGTCAACCATATTGGTTGTAGGATACCTTAAATTTCTGG of Helianthus annuus cultivar XRQ/B chromosome 1, HanXRQr2.0-SUNRISE, whole genome shotgun sequence contains these proteins:
- the LOC110928536 gene encoding uncharacterized mitochondrial protein AtMg00810-like, yielding MKEYGYHQSNVDHTLFLKRRNGLVTCLIIYVDDMIITGNDVEEITQLKENMFSKFKMKDLGNLKYFLRIEVLRSKQGIFICQRKYVLDLLAETGLIDCKPADTPMAVNHNLHMELNGELADKERYQRLVSKLIYLSHTRPDIAYVVGVVSQFMHVTP